A section of the Pseudomonas fluorescens genome encodes:
- the folC gene encoding bifunctional tetrahydrofolate synthase/dihydrofolate synthase: MTQRTLGEWLAYLEQLHPSAIDMGLERSQRVAARLGLGRPAPRVITVTGTNGKGSTCAFVAALLQAQGLKVGVYSSPHLLRYNERVQLNGVEATDEQLCEAFAALDAGRGEISLTYFEMGTLSAFWLFERELLDVVVLEVGLGGRLDTVNVVDADLALVTSIGVDHTEYLGDTRESVAYEKAGIFRQGKPALCGDLDPPHTLLDKVRELGCPFFLRGRDFSLDVAGDHWSWRGVDARGRAVELHGLPLLNLPMENAALALQAYLLLDLPWNAGQIADTLQRTRVVGRLDRRSFEWQGKRLSLLLDVGHNPHAAQYLARRFSHQAPAGRRLAVFGLLSDKDLEGVVAPLLSGVQSWAVAPLDTPRTRMADDVQAVLQNLGAMVTSHASVAAALEAQCTVATAEDEILLFGSFYCVAEALEWLARRSTEEAAHGITG, encoded by the coding sequence ATGACCCAACGAACCCTGGGCGAATGGCTTGCCTACCTTGAGCAGTTGCATCCGTCAGCCATCGATATGGGCCTGGAGCGTTCGCAACGGGTAGCGGCCCGCCTTGGGTTGGGCCGGCCTGCACCGCGAGTGATCACGGTCACGGGCACCAACGGCAAGGGTTCTACCTGTGCCTTTGTCGCTGCGTTATTGCAGGCCCAGGGCTTGAAGGTTGGTGTCTACAGCTCGCCACACCTGCTGCGCTACAACGAGCGCGTGCAACTCAACGGTGTCGAAGCCACCGATGAGCAATTGTGTGAAGCCTTTGCGGCGCTGGATGCCGGGCGTGGCGAAATCTCCCTGACCTATTTCGAAATGGGCACCCTGTCTGCGTTCTGGCTGTTCGAGCGCGAACTGCTGGATGTGGTGGTGCTGGAAGTCGGTCTCGGTGGTCGCCTGGATACCGTCAATGTGGTGGATGCCGACCTGGCGCTGGTCACCAGCATAGGCGTGGACCATACCGAATACCTGGGCGATACCCGCGAATCCGTGGCTTATGAAAAGGCCGGAATCTTTCGCCAGGGCAAGCCGGCGCTGTGTGGTGACCTGGATCCGCCGCACACCTTGCTGGACAAGGTGCGTGAGCTGGGTTGCCCGTTTTTCCTGCGGGGGCGGGATTTTTCCCTGGACGTGGCCGGCGATCATTGGTCATGGCGCGGTGTCGATGCGCGGGGCCGGGCTGTCGAGTTGCACGGCCTGCCGCTGCTGAACCTGCCCATGGAAAACGCTGCGCTCGCCCTGCAAGCCTACCTGCTGCTGGATCTGCCATGGAATGCCGGGCAGATTGCCGATACCTTGCAGCGTACGCGGGTGGTCGGGCGCCTGGATCGTCGCTCGTTCGAGTGGCAGGGCAAGCGCTTGAGCCTGTTGTTGGATGTCGGGCACAACCCGCATGCTGCGCAGTACCTGGCGCGCCGTTTTTCGCACCAGGCTCCGGCGGGTCGACGCCTGGCGGTGTTTGGCTTGTTGTCGGACAAGGATCTGGAGGGTGTGGTCGCGCCCTTGTTGAGCGGTGTGCAGTCTTGGGCTGTCGCCCCGCTGGATACCCCTCGTACCCGCATGGCCGATGATGTGCAGGCTGTGTTGCAGAACCTTGGCGCGATGGTGACGTCCCATGCAAGCGTGGCCGCTGCGTTGGAGGCTCAATGCACGGTAGCGACGGCCGAGGACGAGATTCTGTTGTTCGGATCATTTTATTGTGTTGCCGAGGCGCTTGAGTGGTTGGCCCGGCGCTCCACGGAGGAAGCTGCACATGGCATTACTGGATAG